The Chryseolinea soli nucleotide sequence GGTGCGCGAGCGCGACCTGGGCAGCACCATTGCCGAAGCACAGCAACGCGTAAAACAACGCCTGCACATACCGCAAGGCTACACCATACAATGGACAGGTGAGTTTGAGAACCAGGTGCGGGCAACGGCCCGGCTGGCCCAAGTGGTGCCCCTGAGCCTCATCGCCATCTTTGTGCTGCTGTTCATCACGTTCGGCAACGCCAAAGACGCGGGATTGGTGCTCATCAACGTGCCCTTTGCGCTCATCGGGGGGATCCTTGCCATTCACGTTACCGGCATCAACTTCGGTATCTCGGCGGGGGTAGGGTTCATCGCGCTTTTCGGCATCTGCGTGCAGAACGGGGTGATCCTGATCTCAGAATTCAATGAAAACTTAAATAAAGATATGAGCTTGTCCGACGCGATTGCGCTCGGGATCAAGCATCGCACTCGGCCCGTCGTGATGACGGCGCTGATGGCGTCTATAGGTCTTATGCCTGCGGCTTTGTCCACAGGCATTGGGTCAGAAAGTCAGAAACCGTTGGCCATAGTGATAATCGGGGGGTTAATCACGGCCACGGTTCTGATTTTATTGATCTTTCCCATTTTCTATGAACTGGTGAATCGCCGCAGCCATGGCCGTAGGTATAAGCCACAAAGCGCATGAAACGAGTAGTATATTTCCTCTGCCTGTTGTTTTCGCTGATCACCGTCAGCGCACGCAACGGGCATTTTGATGGGGAAATATTGACCAACGGCATCTTCATCACGCCGCACGATCTTGCCACGAACCGCGTTTCCGAACAGGCCGAAACCGACGATCTCAATACCGTCGTGAACGTCGACAACAACGTGCTGCTCATCCGCCACGGCCTCGAACAACGCTATAAATTCGGTACGCTCTCCGGCTACTACAAAGACGGGTACCGCTACCGTGCCTTTGGCAAAAAAAATATTTTCTCGGCGTCCGGCTACTACAAAGTGCTCGACGCCGCCGGCCTGATCATTTATTCCAAACGCTCCGGCCATCGCAAGACCGGTGGTAAGACCTATTACTATTACAGCACCGGATGGGATGCGCCCGTACGCAGGCTCACCCGGCAAAATCTTGAGGGAGACTTTTCAAATGACCCTGTCTTTGTTGACGCCGCCACAAGCACATTGCAGGGTCAGGTCTTCCTCACTGAAAAGAACGGTCGCATGCTCATCAACGACCTTTACTTGTCGCGAAAGAAATAGCCCATCTGTTAATTAGTTTCTCACGCCTCGGTTGCACTGTGCAGTCGGGGCGTTTCTTTTTGGTGTTGCTCCTTGCGTCTTTCTGCGTCGTCGAAATTTTAGCGAAGACGGGGCGGTGAAACCTCCAACGAACAAAAATGCCCGTGGCCATGCAGCCACGGGCGGGGAAGTTGGACTCCACGGTCCCTTATCGGGAATTGGGTTGCGGAACAGGGTATTTTCGTGCCCTCAACAAGAATACGGAATGTATAGCTAATTTGCTATACCCCGTTCAAAGAAAATATAGCAAATTCGCTATACATCAACGCCGTTAAAATGACCCAGAACACAAAACAGCGCAACCTCAAAAAGCTGGCTGCTTTCGGACGTAATCTTCAACGCATCAGAATAGAAAAAGGGATCTCGCAGGAAGACCTTGCCGACCGGGCCAACGTGGCGTTTTCAACGATAAACAAATTGGAAAATGGACACCTCAATACCGGTGTCTGCACCGTGTTCGACCTGGCCCGCGCGCTCAAAGTGTCGCCAAAAGAGCTCTTCGACTTTTAACCGCTTTACTTCATGTCCCAGGGCCGTGACCGTGTGACGGGTCTAGGCCTCGCTCTCGTCGTTCGTCTTTTCTTCGGTGTGATTGCCGCGCTCTACCCACCAGTACAGCGGGGGAATGAGTATCGGCGCGAAGATGAGGGTGGAGGTGAGGCCGCCAATGATGACGGTCGCCAGGGGGCGTTGCACATCCGAGCCAATGCCGGAGGAGGTCGCTGCGGGGATTAACCCCACGATGGCCACGATGAGAATGGACAGGATGGCCCGCATCTGCTCCTCTGCTGTCTTCTGCACGGTGTCGACATTAAACGAACTTTCCAGCGCGGCCCGGTTCAAAGCGGAGACGAGCAGAACGCCTGCCATCACCGAGATCCCGAAGATGCTCACAAAGCCCACACCACCGGATACGTTGAAGTAGTAGCCCCTGAGCAGCAAGGCAAGAATTCCACCCGCGAGGGCAAACAGGATGCAACTCATCGTAACCAAGGTGTGCTTGAGACTTTTGAATAACATGAACAGGAATAGGAACACCATCACGATGGTGAGCGGTATGGTGATCAGGAGTTGCTTGCCGGCTCTTTCCAGGTTTTCGTATTGCCCGCCATAGATCACGCTGTATCCTTTGGGGATTTTGATAGACTCGTGGATCTTTTTTTCAAGGTCTTTTACAAATCCACCCTGGTCGCGGCCGCGGATATTGGTTCTCACGGTGACCATGCGCTTGCCGCTGTAGCGATAGATGTTGGTCTGTCCCTCCACGAAGGTGATGTCGGCCAATTGGCTCATGGGGATCAGCGCACCGGCAATCGAGGACACTTGCAGGTTCTTGATCACTTCGACGTTGTTCCGGAACTCGGGCAGATAGCGGATCACGATGTCGTAGCGTTTGGTGCCGTCATAGAGAACGGAAATGACTTTCCCGCCCACGGCAGCTTCGATCATGTTTTCGATATCGGAGATGTTGATCCCAAAGCGCGCTGCATTTTCGCGGTTGATCTTTATGGCCAATTGCTCTTGTGGGCCCTCTTGCTCGATGTTCACCGACTCGCTGCCTTTCATATTCCGGACGATGGCGGCAATGGAGTCCGCTTTCGGTCTCATCTTCACGAGGTCGTCGCCGATAATGGACACGGCAAGGTCGGCGGCGCTTCCCGTCACGATCTCCATCACCTGGTCGATGATCGGCTGGCCGCTCGAGAAACGGACGCTGGGGAAGGCTCGCTCGAGGTCGACGCGGATCCGCGAAACCAATTCCTTTTTCGAAACGGTGTCGCTCCACAAATGATAATCTTTTAGGCCGACGAGGATCTCGTTCCGGTTGGCGGGAAACGGGTCGGTGCCTTCATCGTTCCGGCCGGTTTGTGTGATCACAAAGGCGATCTGCGGATAGTGCCGTATGATCGCCCTGATCTGGGGTGAGTATTGTGCGTTTTTCTGGATGGTGATCCCGGAAGGAAAATTGCCCCGGAGAAAAATGGAGCCTTCGTCCAGCTCGGGCAGAAACTCCGTTCCAAGCTTGGATCCAAAACCAACGAGGGTCAGCACGATGGCGAACCCGATCAGCACGGTCAGCTTTGTTTTGGAGAGAATGCCCTTTACCAGCGCGCCATACTGATCTTGCAGAAAGTCCAGCACTTTGTTTTTATGCTCTTTGATCGGTTCATCCACATTGGCGATCGTTTTCCCGTAGGCAAACGACACCAGCACGGGGATCAATGTGAGCGCAGCAAGCATGGAACCGATCACGGCAAACGCCAGCGTCAATGCCATCGGCGAAAAGAGCTTGCCTTCTACGCGGGTCATCAGCAAGATCGGCATGTAGGCCAGGATGATGATGGTGACGGAAAAGAAGATCTCCCGGCCCACTTCCTGGGCGGCCAGGTTGGTGATCCGAATAATGCCCTGACGGCGGTCGGCCGCGCTGGACGATCGGTATTTTCGCACGAGGTGTTCCACCATCACGCAGGCTCCGTCTACAATGATCCCGAAGTCGATGGCTCCAAGCGAAAGTAAATTGGCCGGGATGCCGGTGAGCCGCATCAGGATAAACGCAAATAACAAAGAGAACGGAATGGTCAAGGCCACCACCAAAGCGCTTCGAATGCTTCCTAAAAACAAGACGAGGATGATGACGACGATACTAACGCCTTCCACCAGGGTCTTTCCCACCGTTTGAAGCGAATGATCGATAAGAAAACTCCGGTCATAGAGCGTACGGATGCGGATGCCTTCGGGCAGCTCGTGCTCCTGCAGGTCTTTGAGTTTTTGTTTCAGGGCTTTTAGCGCATCGCTGGGATTTTCATAACGACGCAACAAGACAATGCCTTCCACACCGCTGTTGACGTTGGTGTTGTCATCGGCAACCGAATAGCCCAACACACCACTCGGTGGGGGAGGGGCAATTTCCACACTGGCGACGTCGCGCAAAAATATCGGCACGCCGTTCTCGGATTTCAATACAATGTTTTGGATGTCCGTTTCGGATTTGATCGCCCCCAGACCGCGGATGGCATAACCTTGTTCACCCTGGTCGATCAAATTTCCACCGGTGTTTTGATTATTGGCTGCGACGGCATTTTCGACATCGGAAATCGCCAGATCATACCGGCGGAGTTTTTCAGGGGACGCCAGGATGTGGAACTGTTTCAACGGACCACCAAAGGTGGTGATATCGGCCACACCGGGTGTTTGGAGCAAGTAGGGTTTGATCACCCAGTCTTGTAAATCGCGTAACTCGGTGGGGGTGAAGGAGGGCGGTCCTTCCACAACGTAACGAAAAATTTCGCCCACCGCGGTGGACAGTGGTGCCAGTTCGGGTGAAACGCCATCGGGCAATTGTGCGGACTGCAAGCGTTCCAAGACTTGCTGGCGGGCAAAATAATCGTCGGTTCCATCCTGGAATGTTAGCTGTACGACGCTGAGGCCAAAGATCGTCCGGCTTCGTCTGTCCAGCACGCGTGGTGTGTTTTGCAGGGCGCGTTCAACGGGGACGGTCACTTGCTGCTCCACTTCCTCGGCCGCTCTTCCGGGGTATTGTGACACGATGATCACGTTCGTGTCGGCAATGTCGGGATAAGCTTCGATCTTCAATTGCGTGAAACACCAATAGCCGATGGCCATCATGGCTACGCTGATGCCGACAACGATCAACCTGTTCTGAAGCGAGAAAAGTAAGAGCCCTCTGATCATGGGTTAGTGAATTTCTACCGGATGGGTAATGATCAATCCATTTTTAAATTCCTTGCGAAGCTGGGAAACGGTGTTGATCACCTTTTCATCTTCGTCTATAAACGTTATCATCATGGGGGGCTCGTCAAAACTGAAAAGATCGTCGGGGCGTTTCAGGTGTTGATTTAAACCAAAGCCGATGTGGCCCCGAAACGCTGTTGCACCTTTTATCTTGTGACGGATCAGAAATCGGATGATGTATTCAAACAAGGGCTGTGATCCGTGGAGTTCGTCCTTGTCGATAAAGATCTGTGCTTGCAGCATGCGTATGGGGGTTAGTAGCCGAATGATAGACCCTTTAATTGGATGGAGCCTTCCACCACCACCTTCGCACCGAGCGCGATGCCGTTGCTGATGAGGGTGCGGTCTCCCACTTGGGCGCCGATGCTCACTTCCTGGCGCTGATACTGCAGACTATCCGATTTAACAAAAACATAGTGCTTTCCCTGCACCGTGATCACCGCCGATTTGGGGACACTGATGACCTCACCTTCGTCGACGCCAAAAGACAACAACGCAAACATGCCGGCCTTCAACTTGTTTTGGGGATTCTTTAACGTTACCCGGAGCTTCACCATTCGGGTGGCGTTGTCCACAACATCGGCGATGTCGTCAATTTTTCCGTGAAATGTCTCGGTGGGAAAGGAAGTGAACAGTATGGTGCACGGTCCGCCCTCCGTGACTCTGCTGAGCTGATTCTCTGGCAGGTCGCACGTAATGTAGGCCATGCCTGCCGATGATTTTCGCAGGACTTCAGGGTTAAAGCCGTTTGACTTCAATTTGGTTTCGTGTTCGATCAGGGCGGCACGTTCATTCGCCAGGTTGGTCTGTTCCATCGCCAGGGCCGTCTGGGCATCCAGCAGGTCCTTGCCCGTAGCCACACCGTGAGCTTGCAGGTCTTTGATCCGGTCCAGCTCGATCTGCTTTTGTTTGATGTTGATATTTTGAATTTGGTTGATGTTGATCTGGTGTTGGATCAACGATGTGTAGTTCGCTGCCAGGTCAGGGTTTTCGAAGAGCACAATATTTTGCGTGGCCCCTTCGACCGAAGGTATGACGGTGGCCGAAACTTTGGCCGGAATGGTGAGGTTGGCCGTGACGCCTTTTTTACCGATCACTTCCGTTTTGAAGAAATTGATGCCCAACGTGTCGTGAAACACGATGGTATTGCCATGGTCCTTGACTTCGGGAGCATAGTTTACGACAGGTGTTTGCTGATCTTTTTTACCGCACGAGATCAGCAGCAGGAAAACTGCCGTGCAGGCCCATGTTAAACGTCGAGATATCATTGTGCCAATTGGTTTATTAAGCCTGAGACAAATAAGAGCTGGATATAGCTTTGCCGGTATTGTTGTTGTGCGTCGTAGTATTGCTGCTGCGTTTCCAGCCAGCTTCGCTGTGCCTCGAGGAAGTCAATGATCGTGGTGCCGCCACGCAGGTAGGCGTAGCGCACCCGGTCGAGTATGGATTGTGCTTGTTGCAGGATGCCGGTGAACCGTTCTACATTTTGTTGTTGAACGATAAAACTTTTATAGGCCGTGTTGATCTCGGTCTGGATCTGCGTTTGAACCGTCACATAGTTCTGTTCGGCCTGTTTTTTTAAGATGGTTGACTTTTGAATCTCACCTTGGTTGCGGGAAAAGATCGGCAATTCGATCGTGCCGAAGAAGCCGACATAGGGCACCGTGTTTTGCGGGTTCCAGATCATGCCAAGCTCCGGCTGCGGAAGGGCCATCGACCGCTGGAATTTTATGTTGCTTTCCGAAAGCGTGATCATGGACTGGATCTGTTGGATGTCCGACCGGTTGGCGAGCGCGTATCGCAAAAGCGTATCGATATTGATGGATTCGGGAAACAGGAACTCATTGGTCAGATCTACATCCACGGAATCGGTTGTCCCGATCAAAAAACGCAATTGACTTCGCTTGTTCAGTAGATCTTGCCGAACGGATTTCAATTGCACGGCATACTGTTCGGACAACAGCTGCGTCCGGATCAGATCGGTCTCCGAGATCACCTGGTTTTTCAAACGGAGCGCGTTGATCTTGGCCAGCGTATCGGCATTGTTCTTGGCGATTTCAATGACGCGGATCTGATTTTGGGCGATCCACACATCAAGCCATTTGGACGCTACATCGAAAAACACGTTGCGCTCCAACTCCAGGAAATTCTTGTTGATGAGATTGTAGCCTTGATTGGCGACATCGATCCGGTACTTCCGCTGATTAGGCAATTGAAACGGTTTGGTCAGTTGCCACCAAACCTGGCGGTTATGTGGGCTGTTCCAGGCGGTGTTCTCCTGGTAGTATTTGCTGTTGGCCAGTTGCAGCGTTTGATTGTTCAGCGCGGGATTAGGCCGGAGTTTGGCCGAGACCACATCGGCTTGGCCCGCCTCTATCGTGTAGCGCTCCGTCTTGAGAAAAAGGTTGTTCACACGGGCGGCCTTCAAAGCCTCCTGCAGGCTCATAGACGATTGTGCTTCCGCGGTCAGGCATACAAAGTAGCCCAGCACCAATAGAAAGGATATTCGATAACGCATGAACCCGGGATGAGGTTAAAAAAACATTTAAAGATAGAGCAAATTCAACTGGAATTTGATCCATCACCAAGCAAAACAAAGCTTATAGATCATTGCTTGTCCACAAAGTCACATACAATCCGAAAGAAAATATACGGAATTAAGTTCTTTTTAAGGTGATCATACTTGAGGGCATGGTAGAAAAAATGACCGCAGATGTATACCCGATGGCAATACCCAGCGGTGCCGCCGCCAACCGCTCACCGGGTGGTGACCATCATGGCGGTGTGACGGTGAAGGTGCCGCCGTTCATTTGAAACCCATTGACGGTAAGCACCAGGTCACCCGTAACAGCCAACGCCGGAACCGTGACGACGATTTCCGTGGACGTAGCACTCACCACGGTAGCCGACACGCCGTTAAAGGTCACGAGCGTACCCACGAGCGTTGGATCAAACCCTGTGCCCGTGAGCGTGACGGTAGTACCAACGCGTCCGCTGGTCGGTGCAAAAGAGGCGAGCGACAGTTGCTGTACCGTGAACACGGGCCCATAGATTTCGCGCTTGCCATACTTCAGAGAGATGTTCCCCGTTTTCGCCCCATGGGGAACCGTAGCGACGATCTGTGTTTCCGTAATGCTTTGAATGACCGCAGGCACACCGTTGAATTTTAAGACGACTTGACTGACGTCGGTGTTAAAGCCTGCTCCGTTGATGGTCACCGTCGTGCCGGCGAGACCCGACGCCGGTTGGATCGAAGCCATATTGGTTTGAATGACGGTGAAGATGGGTCCGCTAAGCAACCGCACGCTGTACTCAACGGTGACGTAGCCCGTGGTG carries:
- a CDS encoding helix-turn-helix domain-containing protein: MTQNTKQRNLKKLAAFGRNLQRIRIEKGISQEDLADRANVAFSTINKLENGHLNTGVCTVFDLARALKVSPKELFDF
- a CDS encoding efflux RND transporter permease subunit; this encodes MIRGLLLFSLQNRLIVVGISVAMMAIGYWCFTQLKIEAYPDIADTNVIIVSQYPGRAAEEVEQQVTVPVERALQNTPRVLDRRSRTIFGLSVVQLTFQDGTDDYFARQQVLERLQSAQLPDGVSPELAPLSTAVGEIFRYVVEGPPSFTPTELRDLQDWVIKPYLLQTPGVADITTFGGPLKQFHILASPEKLRRYDLAISDVENAVAANNQNTGGNLIDQGEQGYAIRGLGAIKSETDIQNIVLKSENGVPIFLRDVASVEIAPPPPSGVLGYSVADDNTNVNSGVEGIVLLRRYENPSDALKALKQKLKDLQEHELPEGIRIRTLYDRSFLIDHSLQTVGKTLVEGVSIVVIILVLFLGSIRSALVVALTIPFSLLFAFILMRLTGIPANLLSLGAIDFGIIVDGACVMVEHLVRKYRSSSAADRRQGIIRITNLAAQEVGREIFFSVTIIILAYMPILLMTRVEGKLFSPMALTLAFAVIGSMLAALTLIPVLVSFAYGKTIANVDEPIKEHKNKVLDFLQDQYGALVKGILSKTKLTVLIGFAIVLTLVGFGSKLGTEFLPELDEGSIFLRGNFPSGITIQKNAQYSPQIRAIIRHYPQIAFVITQTGRNDEGTDPFPANRNEILVGLKDYHLWSDTVSKKELVSRIRVDLERAFPSVRFSSGQPIIDQVMEIVTGSAADLAVSIIGDDLVKMRPKADSIAAIVRNMKGSESVNIEQEGPQEQLAIKINRENAARFGINISDIENMIEAAVGGKVISVLYDGTKRYDIVIRYLPEFRNNVEVIKNLQVSSIAGALIPMSQLADITFVEGQTNIYRYSGKRMVTVRTNIRGRDQGGFVKDLEKKIHESIKIPKGYSVIYGGQYENLERAGKQLLITIPLTIVMVFLFLFMLFKSLKHTLVTMSCILFALAGGILALLLRGYYFNVSGGVGFVSIFGISVMAGVLLVSALNRAALESSFNVDTVQKTAEEQMRAILSILIVAIVGLIPAATSSGIGSDVQRPLATVIIGGLTSTLIFAPILIPPLYWWVERGNHTEEKTNDESEA
- a CDS encoding DUF190 domain-containing protein, whose amino-acid sequence is MLQAQIFIDKDELHGSQPLFEYIIRFLIRHKIKGATAFRGHIGFGLNQHLKRPDDLFSFDEPPMMITFIDEDEKVINTVSQLRKEFKNGLIITHPVEIH
- a CDS encoding efflux RND transporter periplasmic adaptor subunit, whose amino-acid sequence is MISRRLTWACTAVFLLLISCGKKDQQTPVVNYAPEVKDHGNTIVFHDTLGINFFKTEVIGKKGVTANLTIPAKVSATVIPSVEGATQNIVLFENPDLAANYTSLIQHQININQIQNINIKQKQIELDRIKDLQAHGVATGKDLLDAQTALAMEQTNLANERAALIEHETKLKSNGFNPEVLRKSSAGMAYITCDLPENQLSRVTEGGPCTILFTSFPTETFHGKIDDIADVVDNATRMVKLRVTLKNPQNKLKAGMFALLSFGVDEGEVISVPKSAVITVQGKHYVFVKSDSLQYQRQEVSIGAQVGDRTLISNGIALGAKVVVEGSIQLKGLSFGY
- a CDS encoding TolC family protein; this translates as MRYRISFLLVLGYFVCLTAEAQSSMSLQEALKAARVNNLFLKTERYTIEAGQADVVSAKLRPNPALNNQTLQLANSKYYQENTAWNSPHNRQVWWQLTKPFQLPNQRKYRIDVANQGYNLINKNFLELERNVFFDVASKWLDVWIAQNQIRVIEIAKNNADTLAKINALRLKNQVISETDLIRTQLLSEQYAVQLKSVRQDLLNKRSQLRFLIGTTDSVDVDLTNEFLFPESINIDTLLRYALANRSDIQQIQSMITLSESNIKFQRSMALPQPELGMIWNPQNTVPYVGFFGTIELPIFSRNQGEIQKSTILKKQAEQNYVTVQTQIQTEINTAYKSFIVQQQNVERFTGILQQAQSILDRVRYAYLRGGTTIIDFLEAQRSWLETQQQYYDAQQQYRQSYIQLLFVSGLINQLAQ